The Candidatus Limnocylindrales bacterium genome includes the window GAATGATCCCTATTCCATCTACGACCGGTTTGAGTTCGATATTCCGGTTGGAACCGGTGAGATGGGAACCGTAGGGGATTGCTGGGACCGGTATTGGGTCCGAATCCGGGAAATGGGAGAGAGCATTAAGATCATTCGCCAGGCCCTGGACCAGATACCCCCAGGAGAGGTTATGGCCCCGGAAGGATTAAAAGCTATTAAACCCCCCAAAGGGGAAGTCTATGTCCGTACCGAAACCCCTCGAGGTGAGTTAGGTTACTATTTGATCAGTGATGGCTCTCAACAACCTTATCGCCTGAAAGTTCGCTCCCCCTGCTTCACGGCCATGAGTGTATTTCATGAGATCGCTCGAGGTGGAATGATTGCAGATATGGTAGCCATCGTCGGAAGTCTGGACATCGTACTCGGAGAGATTGATCGGTAGTCAGGGACTGAAACCAGTGGGGAAGTTACATGACCCCACTGCTTCAATCCCTTACCATCCCCCGATGCGTAATTTTGTAGACCAGCTCGTCAATAGTTATGAGTTCTTGGAAATCCTTCCCAGACCTCTCCTGTATCTGATGGCCATGGTGGCGGCCAGTGCTATTATTCTGGGTTTTATTGCGATCCTGGTCATGTTTTTTGTCTGGCTGGAACGAAAAGTTGCAGGGCATATGCAAGACCGCTACGGACCCATGGAGGTGGGGCGACATGGTTGGCTTCAATCCATCGCTGATGGCATCAAGCTCTTTCTTAAGGAGGATATCATCCCCGCTTTAGCCGATAAACCCCTGTTTGTTATAGCTCCCATCATCGTCTTTGTTGGAGCATTCTCGGCCTTTGTCGTTGTGCCCTTCAGTGAAAATCTCATGGTTGCAGACCTGAACATCGGAATCTTTTATATTCTGGCCGTCTCATCTCTGACTGTTATCGGTATTATCATGGCCGGCTGGTCTTCCAATAATAAATGGGCCCTTTATGGAGCCATGCGCTCAGCAGCTCAGATTATCAGCTATGAAATCCCAGTAGGAATTGCTTTACTGGCAGCCGTTCTGCCAGCAGGGAGCTTGAGCATGCGAGATATCGTCTTAGCACAAAGTGGAGGATTTTGGAATTGGTTTATTTTTCGTAATCCTCCCTTTGGCTTTGTGGCCTGCATTATTTATTTCG containing:
- the nuoH gene encoding NADH-quinone oxidoreductase subunit NuoH, which codes for MIGSQGLKPVGKLHDPTASIPYHPPMRNFVDQLVNSYEFLEILPRPLLYLMAMVAASAIILGFIAILVMFFVWLERKVAGHMQDRYGPMEVGRHGWLQSIADGIKLFLKEDIIPALADKPLFVIAPIIVFVGAFSAFVVVPFSENLMVADLNIGIFYILAVSSLTVIGIIMAGWSSNNKWALYGAMRSAAQIISYEIPVGIALLAAVLPAGSLSMRDIVLAQSGGFWNWFIFRNPPFGFVACIIYFVAALAEVNRTPFDIPEAESELVAGYHTEYTGMRFAFFFLAEYANMFLVGTIVTTLFLGGWEFPIFPSAFAFLNPIIFVLKGIALVFIMMWLRWTLPRLRVDQLMYVSWKVLLPFAFACLFGVSAWMLLLQSA